From the genome of Mya arenaria isolate MELC-2E11 chromosome 5, ASM2691426v1:
ATATCGTTTTCTTTTATACGCCCGGATTTAATACTTTATTGTGTTCTAAtgtatgccgtaattgttggaggttggagaggggtggagAAGTCGGAGGAGGGGTGGGGTggggtcgtggtgactaaaacccgggaccccctttcatttaCATAAGTCCATACAAAAGAAGAGTCTGCGAGGAGGTTCGTACGCCGGGGCTTCAAAACTGCATTGAGTTTTagtgggttgtatgctgtatttcttggtggttggagaggggtgggggagTCGAAGTAGTTGGGGTGGGGCAGGGAGTGATTAAAACCAGGAAACCCCATTCATATTTCTAAGTACATACAAAAGAGTATGCagtatggtttaaaactgtattgtgtttaagtggGTTGTATGTCGTGGTTGAGGTTGGTTGGAGGGTGGTGGGGGAGTCAGAGAGGGGGTGGTGGCTACGAAGAAGTCTCAAGTACTACTTTCCGATACTTCATTTCAAAGTGTGGAGGTAATGGTAGGGATCATACTTTACATACGATAGAGTCTGCGAGGTGGTTAGTGTGCCGTAGTTGTTGGTGGTTTGAGATGCGTGGGGAATTCGGAGGAAAGAAACTTATAGTTCTATGGTAcaattaacagcacctagccttatgttttcgaaatagtttttagtaaggttaaggtagtttgcgtagttttgtttccgcaagttGTATGCATAACCGGCAtaacaatgaatgataaacatggcaacttttgtattcattccaaaggcttttatattacttcaagcgcaaagcatactcgatagcgccactactactcgacagcgccaccactagggcaacaatTCCACCGCtttaataaatatgtgcatatttcatttttaagaagtgcttattgGTTTTCTTGTGTTCCGACATAGGatctatacataacagttatatttACATGCGTCAGAATATTTTTACGGGATGTGTAAGCACCGAAGTATACTTGCTacgcaatcagatctcaaaatatgcacaagtccgattcgggagaaaaacatttggcaccacagtttgcacaatattgaaacgaaatagtaaccagcctgcAGTAGAAgcgttcttacacggtaccacattctccgattttcgaaatatgctcgttaaatgaaattatcaaataaatataattttatgccgacataaaatattttatggatcTGCGGGTTGAACTGAACCACCTCTAGCTTATTCTGCGGGTTGAACCGTTTACATCTTAAGCGTGGCTTTTCAGCGTTCCACGCCGTGACCAGTGGTCAGGTAGTGTGTGCGTGGCTTATCAGCGATCATAGCCGTGACCAGTGGTCACGTGGTTTGTATCGGCCTATCGCTAGCCTCCCGCTTCAGCCATTCTAGAAAAAATCTTTAGAGATACGTGCTCCACCTCCCAATCCACATCcatacatgttttcaaacaatctgtgtatatgttatttaataatgattttatggTGTATATTTGTAGTGCAATTAACCTATTTCTAAATTGATTGTGTATGATTTTATATTGTGTATGATTTTATACTACATGCCCacgaatatatatatgtttatgcatttgttcTAGTATATTTTGGTTTTACTGTTACACGTTTATTCATTATTGGGCGGTTGTTTGGACGCCCAATATGCTAGTCGTGAATAATATGTTAGAGGATGTCAAActcgtatttattatttaattttgacataGAATAAAAGTCCTTTTCACTTATTCCTTATTCAGTAgcaattcataaaatataaagcatactcacgtttgttcatgtaaacatagggcacagctccaccacggaagtgtcgacagctctttttctttgcaccaccgtaaagtggtggagctggcgtttagaggccgtgtaaTTGGTGGTTTATTGGTAAATGGGAATAATTtaagttgtttcttttttattaaagagCCATTTATTGCGCAAGCTATTCATTGAACCGCGCAAGGACGCCGAGCATCATCTGACAATTCGACAACATTGAAAGTTAGGTGACGAAGAAATTTCTCTATACtgcatatatacaaaacaattaacatttttaacgaATGCACTATTTTAAGTTGTTGTCATATGTGCTGTACTGTTTTCTTACAATATAAAAGTGtatgaaattgttgttttacatCTGTTTTGTGTAATCCATAAacgtgaattaaataaatttgacacaaataattcaattgttttcactttatttgttcaataatacGTTTGCTGTTTCCACGCCGGTAACAAGACCGTTTACTTAAAGAAGTTAGATGTCGGACATAAACCAAACTCAAATGTGTTaggattggtgatattttttgtaattcgttTGTGTCAAATATTCGTTATCTCGACCCTTTTCTCTAGGTCCCGACAAAGTCGAGGTAACGAGTTTCAACTGTAGTATGTTTTTCTCGTTGCATGTACGATAATGTTTTATCTAATGTGTCATTCAACAATAACATATACCCTGTTAACTGACACAAGGTTGTGGCCAAACATATACCTTGTTAACTGACAAAAGGTTGAGGCCTAACAGATACCCTGTTAACTGACACAAGGTTGAAGCCTCACAGATACCCTGTTAACTGACACAAGCTTGAGGCCTACCAGATACACTGTTAACTAACACAAGGTTGAGGCCTAACAGATACCCTGTTAACTGACACTAATTGAGGCCTAACACATACCCTGTTAACTGACACAATGTTGAGGCCTTACAGATACTCTGTTAACTGACACAAGGTTGAGGCCTAACAGATACCCGGTTAACTGACACAAGGTTGAGGCCTAACACATACCCTGTTAACTGACACGAGTTTGAGGCCTTACAGATAACCTGTTAACAGACacaaggttgaggccttacaGATTACCTGTTAACAGACacaaggttgaggccttacaGATACCCTGTTAACAGACACAAAAATGAGGCATAATAGATACACTGTTAAATGGCACAATGTTGGGCCTTACTGATACCCTGTTAACTGACACAAGGCTGAGGCCTAACACATACCCTGTTAAATGACACAAGGTTGAGGCCTAACACATACTCTGTTAACCAACACAATGAAAGGGCCTAACAAATACCCTGTTAAATGACACAAGGCTGAGGCCTAACACATACCCTGTTAACTGATACAAGGTTGAGGCCTAACATATACTCTGTTGACTGACAAAAGGTTGAGGCCTAACATATACCCTGTTAACTGACAAAAGATTGAGGCCTAACACATACTCTGTTAAATGACACAACTGACACAAGGTTGAGGCCTAACATATACTCTGTTTACCAACACAATGAAAGGGCCTAACAGATACCCTGTTAACTGACACAAGGTTGAGGCCTAACAGATACTCTGTTGACTGACACAAGGTTGAGGCCTAACATATACCCTGTTAACTGACACAAGGTTGTGGCCAAACATATACCTTGTTAACTGACACAAGGTTGAGGCCTAACAGATACTCTATTAACTGACACAAAGTTGAGGCCTTACAGATACCCTGCTAACTGACAAAAGGTTGAAGCCTAACACATACCCTGTTTACAGACACAAGGTTGAGGCCTAACAGATACCCTGTTGACTGACACAAGGTTGAGGCCTAACAAACACTATGTTAACTGACACAATGTTGAGGCCTTACACATACCATGTTAACTGACACAAGGTTGAGGCAAAACAAATACCCAGTTAACTGACACAAGGTTGAGGCCTAACAGATACCCTGTTAACTGACACAATGTTGAGGCCTTACAGATACTCTGTTAACTGACACAATGTTGAGGCCTTACAGATACTCTGTTAACTGACACAAGGTTGAGGCCTAACACATACCCTGTTAACTGACACAAGGTTCAGGTCTAACACATACCCTGTTAACTGACACAATGTTAGGGCCTAACACATACCCTGTTAATTGACACAAGGTTGAGGCCTAACAGATACCCTGTTAACTGACACAATGTTGAGGCCTTACAGATACTCTGTTAACTGACACAATGTTGAGGCCTTACAGATACTCTGTTAACTGACACAAGGTTGAGGCCTAACACATACCCTGTTAACTGACAAAAGGTTCAGGTCTAACACATACCCTGTTAACTGACACAATGTTGAGGCCTTACAGATACTCTGTTAACTGACACAATGTTAGGGCCTAACACATACCCTGTTAACTGACAAAAGGTTGAGGCCTTACAAACACCCTGTTACCTGACAAAATGATGCCTGACACAAGGTTAACTGATTACCTGATAACTGACacaaggttgaggccttacaAATACCCTACTAAATGACACAAGGTTTGGGCCTAACAGATACCCTGCTAACTGACAAAAGGTTGAAGCCTTACAGATACACTGTTAACTGACACAAGGTTGGGGCCTAACAAATACCCTGTTAACTGACACAAGATTAAGGCCTAAAAGATACTCTGTTAACTGACACAAGATTAAGGCCTAAAACATACCCTGTTAACTGACACAAGGTTAAGGCCTAAAACATACTATGTTAACTGACACAATGTTGAGGCCTAACAGATACCCTGTTAACTGACACAAGGTTGAGGCCAAACACATACTATGTTAACTGACAATATGTTTAGGCCTAACACATACTATGTTAACTGACACAAGGTTGAGGCCTAACACATACCCTGTTAACTGCACAAGGTTGAGGCCTAACATATATTATGTTAACTGACACAAGTTTGAGGCCTAACAGATACTCTTTTAACTGACACAAGGTTGGGGCCTAACACATACCCTGTTAACTGACATAATGTTGAGGCCTAACAGATACCCTGTTGACTGACACAAGGTTGAGGCCTACTAGATACACTGTACACTGACACAAGGTTGAGGCCTAACAGATACACTGTTTACTGACACAAGGTTGAGGCCTAACACATACCCTGTTAACTGACACAATGTTGAGGCCTAACAGATACCCTGTTAAATGATACAATGTTGATGCCTAAAAGATACTCTGTTAACTGACACAAGATTGAGGCCTAGCACATACCCTGTTAACTGACACGATGTTGAGGCCTTACAGATACTCTGTTAACTGACAAAAGGTTGAGGCCTAACAAATACCCTGTTAACTGACACAATGTTGAGGCCTTACAGATACCCTTTGTACTGACACAAGGTTGAGGCCTAGCATATACCCTGTTAACTGACACAATGTTGAGGCCTAACAGATACCCTGTTGACTGACACAAGGTTGAGGCCTAACAAATACTCTGTTAACTGACACAAGGTTGAGGCCTAACAGATACCCTTTGTACTGACACATGGTTGAGGCCTAACAGATACCCTGTTGACTGACACATGGTTGAGGCCTAACACAAGGTTGAGGCCTAACACATACCATGTTAACAGACacaaggttgaggccttacaGATACCCTGTTAACTGACACAAGGTCGGAGCCTAACAGATACCCTGTAAACTGACacaaggttgaggccttacaGATACCCTGTTAACTGACACAAGGTTGAAGCCTAACACAAGGTTGAGGCCTAACACATACCATGTTAACAGACACACGGTTGAGGCCTTACATATACCATGTTTACTGACACAAGGTCGGAGCCTTACAGATACGCTGTTAACTGACACAAGGTCGCAACCTTACAGATACCCTGTAAACTGACACAAGGTTGAGGCCTACCAGATACGCTGTTAACTGACACAAGGTCGCAGCCTTACAGATACCCTGTTAACTGACacaaggttgaggccttacaTATACCCTGTTAACTGACacaaggttgaggccttacaGATACCCTGTTAACTGACACAAGGTCGAAGCCTTATAGATACCCTGTTAACTGACACAATGTTGAGGCCTACCAAATACCCTCTTAACTGACTTAAGGTTGTGGCCTTACATATACCCTGTAAAGTAATAAACTGACACAAGGTTGTTGCCCTTTTAAACTGACACCCTTTTAACTGACATAAGGCTAAGGCCTTACAAATACCCCGTTAATTGACACAAggattatttattaataaggtAAGTTTATTCGTAAagaatgttaataaaaaatgtgattCTTAAAGTCCCTGACACGTTAAGGTTTTGAAGAAGTCAAATGACCAGTTAAGGCAATAAACGTGTTctatttataaagcttaattgtttttgttttgcacAAGGAATTGTTATAGAGCCATTATCaatgtgtatatgtatttttctaAGGGACGTTTTGGCACCCCGTTTCATGTTGGACTTCATGCCAGTAACCCAAGGTACTGGCTTGGGCGCAGCCTTTTGGCCCTCCATTGTGTTCACGTGCGTAGGTCTCGCATGTGTCAGAGCAGTTGGTGTGGCTGACATATCTAGCCATATAGTTCTGGACGCATTGTGAGGCGCATTGTACGTCCGCGGAACACTGCTCCCAGGCTACAAAGAACGTTACaatgtttattatgtatatCGATACATTTGCCACAGATATTTGCCAATATTAAACTGATTTGCCAGTATATGTACTTGCCGATTGTTTTTTACTACTTGACTTTAAACAAGGGAACTTGATAGGAAATATCCTTGTTCATTGTATCTTACAGAGCTTGTGCACGGTGGTTTATTTAAGCAGAAAATAGGACTATTTAATGGCCGAAACCTCCAACAGAAAATGACCTTTGACAATCAGCAATTGGCAACTGCAAGTGTGTAATTAATTTTACAAGAAGGCTAGATTGTTTGGGGTCgatttcaaatcaaatattactttttttggaatattatttattaaagttcTGCGCTTATATGCTGGTGAATTGTTGCCTTGAAGAATGTTAAGTTAATGTATCTAAAGAAAAAATAAGGTTTGCTCTTCGCACCATTatatacaacaattttaaatcacaatCGGACACAGTAAtctgtgataaaaaaatagaatgcggcattattacattttgttattgtcAAGGGAGCATATTCACGGCAGTCCTGGTAGTATGCTTCTTTTATCTGGAAATAGCCGCACGAAAGTGACCCCAAATCCATTTTGCACGGATCGTTCTGACACCCGGACGCTCgctgaaatattgattttataaatattttaacatgtttacaaagTCTTGGTTATGTGACACTGTTATAAACTTGATCAGAGTGGTCAGAATAAATTCACACCTAGTGGACAGTCACCTATGCTCACcgttgtgtttgttgttgtgttgttgttgatttaaaTAACGAATTATTCACTTCGGGCATAaatcagaaaatctcgaaatgcttaaatagaaaattttcttatatatatatatatatatatatatatatatatatatatatatatatatatatatatatatatatatatatatatatatattaggttaAATGTCtctaaattttgtacaggtcaaatgacaccaaagcaagAGCTCTTCCCACCGAATCACTGTGTCTTGGGTAAGACAACTCACGTTGGACAACGCGGTGCCACATTAGAATGGTATTCGCTTCTTTTGACCTCTATCAATGGGTCGTTACTTTTATGGGTGTATAACAAGCTGCGGTTTCTTCATTCGAATTTATTCTTGAGTCGCACTGGTGAGTTAACTGTCTTCCTAAATTCTAACATTCTAAACCCCTGCCAAGTCATAAACTTCAGGACTCAGttatcatttacaaaatatccaGACGACGACCACGGGCCATATGGacaaatagatatatatatatcaatattttctgataattcaatgcatatatattacaaaataaaacaaatgactaAAGATAAGCCTAAATATCGAAcaagcatatacatgtatatatacagcAACTACATGAGTTaagttaatcaaaatatttcattttgtaatattttaattgaaacgtactgttttatttgtttagaaTCAAGCATTGTAAGTGTATAATAAGTTATTCTAgacatattaaattgaaaatgttaacatctataaaaaaaacaacaacatatgttcTACCTTACAAATGCATTCCAAGCAGGCATGCGAAACAATGCCATCAGTAAAATTGAGAGCGGCTGCCTCTGTTGCCATGGCCACAACACATGCCAACCAAAGGAATCCAACCATCTTGTTAAGAATTAGTTTCAGTAGTAAATCTCTTCCACTGAATGCTGCATGCGATGCTTATTACACTGTTTTATATTACGTATtccacggtggagaacccacgtgacttatttggtaaagtgcacggcaacaaatgtcaacaagtctcgattcaggtaaggtttttaaagataactttcttaatatttggatattttttgtgaaataaagaccaaaaACCCCACaattaagagctctatccacggtaataaagaactttctctaatatcccaaagttttcctgaaaatcttgaccaactgtttgttgaacttcttatagttatttcaaaggcgaaaatgaactaaaaccaaattgataaagtacacggacattttaggtttgataaagtacacggtcgtttacaaccttcagtgtatatattcattatttcactgactggtgttaaaacgagttattataaatttatttattatttctattcttcaaattcattattgaacattgctccatgtttgaaaagactcattgtaatggagtggcaatggaagaatgaacgcgttttaacagttaaaccgacggagtcgcctaaatgatgggctcattttcatgaagcatggaaacatgtgttataacactaaaattcagtcccgtattttaacagtatattcgcaattgacatatacagggcttgaagtttttgtaaagaGTGTTCCTAATCTTTTTCGTATCGTATAcgtaaaacgtgtttgtattcattatacatggtaaacagtaacacataactgcttaataactcttcattttgtcaattttgagaaagaaaagtgttcttgtacttttaatgtcttcgattgctagctgatttgatagacttatgattttgtgacatttgtttcatttcagaatatgaagactccgactttatgcaaagaatgcagaatggcatttcaaaaaaaaaaacatctagtagaccacggtagaaggcattctggtcaattgccatcgtttttgcgGGAAAGTGTTTACACAGACACAGGTTAGTTTTTAGCTTAATTTTTcgcagagaaataagaatatactaacagttatacttttattatgactcccctcgtgtagaggttaagatttgccgtcgtctgactgtgttttcaacgttttttaggggttgcgtttttcacataataatgtggtccgtgtttcagtggacaggatcgtttagttttatgatgCTGATTACACGATCATACACTGATTGCGTGGCAgcaatatagtgtttttttataaattatattcaagtactgacattgccagcatatctcgctaacttgtgacagtacatgtcttttttataggtgcagcaatcacggcgagacaaagttgcacgtttgcaaatattgtggcaaaactgctcttgcaagacttgaagatacacgaaagacgcgaaagcggccaattgaagctaacctgtgatgtgcgtgggttcaaattgggttacacgaccaatctcagtgaccagatttctactagacacaggggaatgacacgtcacaaatgtctacagtgtcgctcagcattcaagtttaaatctggactcagcaggcacgttaaggcgaaacacacctaatcaggacacattgaaagatcacaatggtctagttagaagtgcattccagtatgttgccgagttaaaataacgttttgatgagtttaacattttattaagataaatagcaaaacgtactgttaccaaatggtgctctttcaaaatgttcgtttgtcttacagtactgaaaaaaatgctgtgtaaaattaatatgaaaacggattgagcataaaacattttcgcaAGGTTTAGAGctgcattgttgtcattttcccattgatgtcctataaactcttaactgcatgtatcttatataattcagcaagctttgaaacacaattattttgtaatcacatttcagcctttagtctagaacattctaatgttccatgctcagctcttatctagatgttcaagtcttagtcctagcctgtaagttggtaatatagTGTGCTCTCATTCCTCCTTGCTGTTTTCCATCTAACTCCGAGCGTCCATCTTTACAATGAATTCCTGTCAGTATTGTTCGAACGAAcagttttactgatgtagatcagataatatttgttcagactgaaccaaataaaagattcagcgttacctgaaaggtatgaacaatatgctttaaatgtgcaaatatatataaactaattgtgatgtgcctattttattgttttatatcacatcaaaataggaacattcatgaaatttataatcaccacaaacgggccgctaactactgagatgttttattcgccgtcagtccagattataatttataagtaaaactatctgatttttgaagaaatgaatgtatgattctgtattgatctgtaaaaagtaatcgaacttataatggcagactttctcttaaattatcccatagactatgtttcaactcctcattaaatatgatttctaaatatttagttatttaggtgtgcgttataatgcaaaatttattgatacaacttatataaaaactaaacactatacattctgacttcacgaatagaaaatgcttatataactattagtttgtaaaccgcactctacttttaaacataaactaaaatgaccgtgtactttatcatcctaaaatgtccgtgtactttatcaatttggttttagttcatttttacctctgaaataactaaaagttaaacaatacacgttgaaaactataaaatacataaaatttgcttaaaataagatgtttgtatgaattatttacggctaacatgaagtaaagcgatagatttgtcaaaagccgtgtactttgccttagatttcaactctgagaaatcagttggtcaagattttcaggaaaactttggGATAtcagagaaagttctttattaccgtggatagagctcttaattGTGGGGTTttttggtctttatttcacaaaaattatccaaatattaagaaagttatctttaaaaaccttacctgaatcgagacttgttgacatttgttgccgtgcactttaccaaataagtcacgtgggttctccaccgtgtaTTCGTTCACGTGTAAATGGACATGTGTGATCTATATAAGTATTTTCTGTTATCACAGAATAGTTTCACGCGACCTTGTAGCGTACTAGCAGATAAGTGATTGCGCACCATTATAGATAAGAGcttttgtataaacaaatatttcgaCGGTTCATCtcataatttaaatacatattatatttaatgtaattCAGATACaacaagactaattttgatgcaaagcattaAAGACGCCGCAAATGTTTTTGCTGAAACATGACTAACAGGAAGCAGTTGCAATTCGTCAGCAAACAAGCCTGAGGTACTTAAGGTAGGATTTTCAGCTTAaagtcaccacgaccttgacctttgaccaactaacgtataaatataccaAGTTCGAGGTCTCTTGGCATAGGTGTGTTTCGAGTATTGATAGGAAATTGCGTATTTTGACCTTACAGTCACAACGACCGTGACATTTAACCCACTGACCTTAAAAGCTAATCTGCTGGGCTGACCAACATGCATACATTGTCTGACGTTCCTGTACAATAGCGTTCTTCAGATATCGCTCGGAAACCGAGTTTCAGCTTTAGGGCACCACAAACATGACCTTTGATCAGATGACCTCAAATTAAAAGGTTCATCAGCTGGTcatgataaataaaactactaCCATGCTTTTACTTTTTACCCActaacctcaaaatcaatataattcaTATCATGGGCATTGACTTACCTACTTGACTTATCAATGTTGCCAACCCTGAACGCTTTTCATCTTGCGCATACCATGAACATGATATTTTATTCTGCGAACATAATGTCAAACTAAAAATACTTACTTTCTCGAATATTATTCAGCTCTGGCAATGTCCCATGGTACAGTTTAATCTACGTGATTGAAATTGAGTACCCTCTAAACTTAATTGCTAATCACCAGGCATTTCcggtgttatttttttatttatcccGACATAAATGTCCCACATAAGAATTTATAGAACTGAACTGCTAAAGGTTTCTACATGAGAGTATTTTATAGAATAGTTccgttcaaaaacaaatatgctacacctttgatatacatgttttttattttctaaaaacaacaaaacttcATATATGCCTTTGTAGTTTATTTCTAGACATGACATTTTTAGCATGGAATTTcacattaattattaatataatatgtaaacaaaacaaaatagtaacataaaattACAATTGCTCAAAATTGTTCCTTCAAGAAAAGCAATAGAAAGAACACTGCTTTCAAAGTTACTTTTTACTTAATTACTTACACAATCAAGATAAAAACATGCTGTATGAGAACATTCTCATTTAAAGAGATGtcttttgcattttatataaaaagatgTACCagtatgcatttttgtaatttatttcgtACATATACTTGAAATATTTCCAAGATTATAAATATGAACCCACGATCATATTAACAAATTAGCActtcttcaaataaataataaaatgcatgaGTTACCTGTCTTAAGTGTACATCATTTTTCTGGTAGAGGTAACAATGACCTTTTGCTTACTGactccaaattcaataggggcaGCTATTGACCATGACCAACTAGCTACAAATGTTTTCATCTTTTATACTGGACTTGGTGCACTATACATCTACAATCATTCATGAAATTGGCCCCAAATATACACAACAGCTTCTTGTCAAAGACAATGACCAGTCTTTCAGAGATTCAAACATGATGTCAGCATAAAAAGTATGAGTTCCTGAAACATGTATAAGTATAATAAAAGTACATTTAATGCCTATATCTGAGATATGTATAACAATTGGCAGTTGTGTAAGCttatataaagttgtttttttgaatATCTTCAATGGTTTTCGAGTTGTGGCCAAGGTAAAAGTTCTTGTTTGAGGCCAGGAataccaaggctatcacaataccccATCTGTTTGTTAGAGAATtcagaaaacaaatcaacaaaaaatgtcataacaaaGGTAAAATACATCATTAGATTTGAATGATCAAAGGTTTCAACATACTTTCGCATAAAGATTTTGGAATGTACATCACATTGCTGTAGAGTTTGTGGTGACATTAGAACGGTCTTTATCACTTTGACTAGCTGATAATTCACTCGCATCACTTGCAGGCGGTGTTGGGGAGTAATGATAACCCTCCCTGTCCGAGATTCCTAGTATATCCAAATACTTTGGCAATAGTTCTTtcctaaataataaatttgcaaaaaatgatATCACTAGTATAGTCACAAATGAACACAACATGGCGAACGTTCGGAATGGAAATATTTGACCGTCAGTTTCACTAAACCATgggtaaaaaataaatggattGAGATTCAGGTATGGTTCACCAGCACCAAACCTTAAAATAATGCCCACAAGATATCCGCACACCGCCCCATAGGCGTTGGACACTTTAAAAAACAGAGCGCACGTGAGTTGAGGCAGTAGAATTACGAACACGACGTCGGCAGCGAGGATAAACAGTCCGTAAATGACGGGAACGTAGAGAGAGATGAGAGTTGCTATGACTCCCAGAGCCAGGATGGCCAAGCGCTGTACCCAGAGAAGCTCCTTGTCTGAAGCCTGAAAT
Proteins encoded in this window:
- the LOC128234819 gene encoding lysozyme-like; the protein is MVGFLWLACVVAMATEAAALNFTDGIVSHACLECICKRASGCQNDPCKMDLGSLSCGYFQIKEAYYQDCREYAPLTITKSWEQCSADVQCASQCVQNYMARYVSHTNCSDTCETYAREHNGGPKGCAQASTLGYWHEVQHETGCQNVP